From Carya illinoinensis cultivar Pawnee chromosome 5, C.illinoinensisPawnee_v1, whole genome shotgun sequence, one genomic window encodes:
- the LOC122309236 gene encoding ADP-ribosylation factor-like protein 8b translates to MGLWEALLNWLRSLFFKQEMELSLIGLQNAGKTSLVNVVATGGYSEDMIPTVGFNMRKVTKGNVTIKLWDLGGQPRFRSMWERYCRAVSAIVYVVDAADYENLPVSRSELHDLLSKPSLNGIPLLVLGNKIDKPGALSKEDLTEQMGLKSITDREVCCYMISCKNSTNIDTVIDWLVKHSKSKN, encoded by the exons ATGGGGCTATGGGAAGCTCTTCTCAATTGGTTACGAAG TCTCTTCTTCAAGCAAGAAATGGAGCTATCTTTAATAGGCCTTCAGAATGCTGGGAAAACATCACTTGTAAACGTTGTTGCC ACTGGTGGATATAGTGAAGACATGATTCCAACG GTTGGATTTAATATGAGGAAAGTAACTAAAGGGAATGTGACAATAAAGCTATGGGATCTTGGAGGTCAGCCCAGATTCCGTAGTATGTGGGAGAGATACTGTCGTGCAGTTTCGGCCATCGT GTATGTTGTGGATGCTGCTGATTATGAGAACTTGCCTGTCTCAAGAAGTGAACTTCATGACCTGTTGAGTAAGCCTTCACTTAATGGCATTCCCTTGCTGGTACTGGGTAACAAGATTGACAAACCAGGAGCTTTGTCTAAAGAGGATCTGACAGAGCAAAT GGGGCTCAAGTCCATTACTGATAGAGAAGTTTGTTGCTACATGATTTCTTGCAAGAACTCCACCAACATTGACACGGTTATTGATTGGCTTGTGAAGCATTCTAAATCAAAGAATTGA
- the LOC122309235 gene encoding LIM domain-containing protein WLIM1-like, protein MATFAGTTQKCTVCDKTVYLVDKLAADNRVYHKACFRCHHCRGTLKLSNYCSFEGVLYCRPHYDQLFKRTGSLDKSFEGTPKILKPEKQLDENAKAVSNMFAGTREKCVGCNKTVYPIEKVSVNGTQYHRSCFKCTHGGCTISPSNYIAHEGKLYCKHHHIQLFKEKGNYSQLENDRENNPVTESASAMEIAAES, encoded by the exons ATGGCCACCTTTGCAGGAACCACACAGAAGTGCACCGTCTGCGACAAGACCGTGTATTTGGTCGATAAGTTAGCTGCAGATAACCGTGTGTACCACAAGGCCTGCTTCCGATGCCATCATTGCAGGGGCACCCTTAAG CTCAGCAACTATTGTTCTTTCGAGGGGGTCCTATACTGCAGGCCTCATTATGATCAACTCTTCAAGCGAACAGGCAGCCTGGACAAGAGCTTCGAGG GAACACCCAAAATCTTGAAACCAGAAAAACAACTCGACGAG AATGCTAAGGCAGTCTCCAACATGTTTGCTGGCACCAGAGAGAAATGTGTGGGGTGCAACAAGACCGTTTACCCAATTGAGAAG GTATCGGTCAATGGGACCCAATACCATAGGAGCTGCTTCAAATGCACGCATGGAGGTTGCACGATAAGCCCATCTAACTACATTGCTCATGAAGGAAAGCTCTACTGCAAGCACCACCACATCCAACTCTTCAAGGAGAAAGGGAACTACAGCCAGCTTGAGAACGACCGTGAAAATAATCCGGTGACCGAGAGCGCCTCTGCCATGGAAATTGCTGCTGAATCATAA
- the LOC122309234 gene encoding uncharacterized protein LOC122309234 isoform X2 produces the protein MSCARILSNCVCNKLDLATLLWLLGCIFKAGLEQEIENLKKKLSTCTRENINLQEELSEAYRIKSQLAELHGMEVSKNMEAEKQVKFFQGCVASAFAERDHSIMEAEKAKEKEEIMSQRLGNIEMRLEELTSDCLGQKKLNDTFRIALAKEEDQNKTFKKVIDKFFKIRLNSLKGFEDTSWDEKSECLLHDPEELWSFNDTSTSKYISALEEELETMRKSVDNLQNKLRMGLDIENHLKGKVRELEKKKIVTDKMIKNGIAELYQYHSQQRVHVMNLLDEGRFHMKSIVDAIEKKVRQFEVRKVQSSESPQEDEKLDEYECRDVHMTSEASFDLLSKRNGPDLLDVVADGKGGASKVLAQALQEKVAALLLLSQQEERHLLERNVNGALQRKIEELQRNLLQVTNEKVKALMDFAQLKQEYQLFQEKIGKETKEAKGLAGIGGLKLLTHERDGKLKNLLKRTYLRRWIGTLDVSGDDAEAYQNNEGKFFSKRNSMDFARMKIEHATLKESMESMEHLTSSIHRLRLSLLKAKESVSEGTVTSVTEALDDVINEAKLVKTALGSSLPISWSAEADVGSIYESIGNDPKEIYGESSSEKIDSVSAAGFEMVELLVLAAQVLKDNTMKSGS, from the exons ATGAGTTGCGCAAGGATATTGAGCAATTGTGTATGCAACAAGCTGGACCTAGCTACCTTGCTGTGGCTACTCGGATGCATTTTCAAAg CTGGCTTGGAGCAGGAgattgaaaacttgaaaaagaaactatctACTTGCACAAGAGAGAATATAAATCTGCAAGAGGAGCTTTCAGAGGCCTACCGGATCAAA AGCCAACTTGCTGAGCTGCATGGTATGGAGGTCTCAAAG AATATGGAAGCCGAGAAGCAGGTTAAATTTTTCCAAGGCTGTGTAGCTTCTGCTTTTGCTGAGAGGGACCATTCAATAATGGAG GCTGAGAAGGCCAAGGAGAAGGAGGAGATTATGTCACAGAGATTGGGCAATATTGAAATGAG GTTAGAGGAGCTCACCTCAGATTGTCTTGGACAGAAGAAACTTAATGACACATTTCGCATTGCTCTAGCTAAGGAAGAAGATCAGAATAAGACTTTCAAGAAG GTTATTGATAAATTTTTCAAGATAAGGCTAAATTCTCTCAAAGGATTTGAGGATACAAGTTGGGATGAAAAGTCTGAATGTCTTTTGCATGATCCTGAAGAACTGTGGAGCTTTAATGATACATCCACTTCCAAATACATT AGTGCGTTAGAAGAAGAGCTGGAGACAATGAGGAAATCAGTGGATAATCTTCAAAATAAGCTTCGGATG GGGTTGGACATTGAAAATCATCTAAAGGGAAAAGTTCGTGaattggaaaagaagaaa ATAGTTACAGACAAAATGATCAAGAATGGGATAGCGGAGCTGTATCAATACCATTCTCAGCAAAGAGTTCATGTCATGAATTTACTTGATGAGGGAAGATTTCATATGAAGTCAATTGTCGATGCGATAGAGAAAAAGGTTAGGCAATTtgaagtgagaaaagtacaaaGTTCAGAGTCTCCTCAAGAAGATGAAAAACTAGATGAATATGAATGTCGAGATGTACATATGACCTCTGAGGCTAGCTTCGACTTGCTATCTAAG AGGAATGGTCCAGACTTGCTGGATGTTGTGGCTGATGGAAAAGGTGGTGCCTCCAAAGTCCTTGCACAGGCATTGCAAGAGAAG GTTGCAGCATTGTTACTTTTATCACAGCAGGAAGAAAGGCATTTACTGGAGAGAAATGTAAATGGAGCTCTTCAAAGGAAAATCGAGGAGCTCCAGAGAAATTTATTGCAG GTTACCAATGAAAAGGTCAAAGCTCTCATGGACTTTGCACAGCTAAAGCAGGAATATCAACTATTTCAGGA GAAAATTGGTAAGGAGACTAAAGAAGCAAAAGGTCTGGCTGGTATTGGGGGACTAAAACTTTTAACTCATGAAAGAGATGGTAAGTTAAAAAACTTGCTAAAGAGAACATATCTGAGACGTTGGATTGGCACATTAGATGTTAGTGGAGATGATGCCGAAGCTTATCAGAATAATGAAGGCAAATTCTTCAGCAAAAGGAATAGCATGGACTTTGCCAG aATGAAAATTGAACATGCAACTCTTAAGGAAAGTATGGAAAGTATGGAGCATCTGACATCTTCGATTCATAGGCTCCGCCTCTCTCTTTTGAAG GCCAAGGAATCAGTTTCGGAAGGTACAGTTACTAGCGTTACAGAAGCTCTAGATGATGTTATTAATGAAGCAAAACTTGTCAAGACTGCCCTTGGCAGCTCACTACCCATCAGTTGGTCGGCTGAGGCTGATGTTGGTTCCATTTATGAAAGCATCGGCAATGATCCCAAAGAGATTTATGGGGAATCTAGCAGTGAGAAGATAGATTCTGTTTCCGCTGCAGGATTTGAGATGGTGGAGCTCCTCGTACTTGCAGCTCAGGTATTGAAGGACAACACAATGAAAAGTGGTTCCTGA
- the LOC122309234 gene encoding uncharacterized protein LOC122309234 isoform X1, whose product MDETLNGNESLTTRIQQLERERDELRKDIEQLCMQQAGPSYLAVATRMHFQRTAGLEQEIENLKKKLSTCTRENINLQEELSEAYRIKSQLAELHGMEVSKNMEAEKQVKFFQGCVASAFAERDHSIMEAEKAKEKEEIMSQRLGNIEMRLEELTSDCLGQKKLNDTFRIALAKEEDQNKTFKKVIDKFFKIRLNSLKGFEDTSWDEKSECLLHDPEELWSFNDTSTSKYISALEEELETMRKSVDNLQNKLRMGLDIENHLKGKVRELEKKKIVTDKMIKNGIAELYQYHSQQRVHVMNLLDEGRFHMKSIVDAIEKKVRQFEVRKVQSSESPQEDEKLDEYECRDVHMTSEASFDLLSKRNGPDLLDVVADGKGGASKVLAQALQEKVAALLLLSQQEERHLLERNVNGALQRKIEELQRNLLQVTNEKVKALMDFAQLKQEYQLFQEKIGKETKEAKGLAGIGGLKLLTHERDGKLKNLLKRTYLRRWIGTLDVSGDDAEAYQNNEGKFFSKRNSMDFARMKIEHATLKESMESMEHLTSSIHRLRLSLLKAKESVSEGTVTSVTEALDDVINEAKLVKTALGSSLPISWSAEADVGSIYESIGNDPKEIYGESSSEKIDSVSAAGFEMVELLVLAAQVLKDNTMKSGS is encoded by the exons ATGGATGAAACTTTAAACGGCAATGAATCCTTGACGACTCGCATCCAACAGTTGGAACGTG AGCGTGATGAGTTGCGCAAGGATATTGAGCAATTGTGTATGCAACAAGCTGGACCTAGCTACCTTGCTGTGGCTACTCGGATGCATTTTCAAAg GACAGCTGGCTTGGAGCAGGAgattgaaaacttgaaaaagaaactatctACTTGCACAAGAGAGAATATAAATCTGCAAGAGGAGCTTTCAGAGGCCTACCGGATCAAA AGCCAACTTGCTGAGCTGCATGGTATGGAGGTCTCAAAG AATATGGAAGCCGAGAAGCAGGTTAAATTTTTCCAAGGCTGTGTAGCTTCTGCTTTTGCTGAGAGGGACCATTCAATAATGGAG GCTGAGAAGGCCAAGGAGAAGGAGGAGATTATGTCACAGAGATTGGGCAATATTGAAATGAG GTTAGAGGAGCTCACCTCAGATTGTCTTGGACAGAAGAAACTTAATGACACATTTCGCATTGCTCTAGCTAAGGAAGAAGATCAGAATAAGACTTTCAAGAAG GTTATTGATAAATTTTTCAAGATAAGGCTAAATTCTCTCAAAGGATTTGAGGATACAAGTTGGGATGAAAAGTCTGAATGTCTTTTGCATGATCCTGAAGAACTGTGGAGCTTTAATGATACATCCACTTCCAAATACATT AGTGCGTTAGAAGAAGAGCTGGAGACAATGAGGAAATCAGTGGATAATCTTCAAAATAAGCTTCGGATG GGGTTGGACATTGAAAATCATCTAAAGGGAAAAGTTCGTGaattggaaaagaagaaa ATAGTTACAGACAAAATGATCAAGAATGGGATAGCGGAGCTGTATCAATACCATTCTCAGCAAAGAGTTCATGTCATGAATTTACTTGATGAGGGAAGATTTCATATGAAGTCAATTGTCGATGCGATAGAGAAAAAGGTTAGGCAATTtgaagtgagaaaagtacaaaGTTCAGAGTCTCCTCAAGAAGATGAAAAACTAGATGAATATGAATGTCGAGATGTACATATGACCTCTGAGGCTAGCTTCGACTTGCTATCTAAG AGGAATGGTCCAGACTTGCTGGATGTTGTGGCTGATGGAAAAGGTGGTGCCTCCAAAGTCCTTGCACAGGCATTGCAAGAGAAG GTTGCAGCATTGTTACTTTTATCACAGCAGGAAGAAAGGCATTTACTGGAGAGAAATGTAAATGGAGCTCTTCAAAGGAAAATCGAGGAGCTCCAGAGAAATTTATTGCAG GTTACCAATGAAAAGGTCAAAGCTCTCATGGACTTTGCACAGCTAAAGCAGGAATATCAACTATTTCAGGA GAAAATTGGTAAGGAGACTAAAGAAGCAAAAGGTCTGGCTGGTATTGGGGGACTAAAACTTTTAACTCATGAAAGAGATGGTAAGTTAAAAAACTTGCTAAAGAGAACATATCTGAGACGTTGGATTGGCACATTAGATGTTAGTGGAGATGATGCCGAAGCTTATCAGAATAATGAAGGCAAATTCTTCAGCAAAAGGAATAGCATGGACTTTGCCAG aATGAAAATTGAACATGCAACTCTTAAGGAAAGTATGGAAAGTATGGAGCATCTGACATCTTCGATTCATAGGCTCCGCCTCTCTCTTTTGAAG GCCAAGGAATCAGTTTCGGAAGGTACAGTTACTAGCGTTACAGAAGCTCTAGATGATGTTATTAATGAAGCAAAACTTGTCAAGACTGCCCTTGGCAGCTCACTACCCATCAGTTGGTCGGCTGAGGCTGATGTTGGTTCCATTTATGAAAGCATCGGCAATGATCCCAAAGAGATTTATGGGGAATCTAGCAGTGAGAAGATAGATTCTGTTTCCGCTGCAGGATTTGAGATGGTGGAGCTCCTCGTACTTGCAGCTCAGGTATTGAAGGACAACACAATGAAAAGTGGTTCCTGA
- the LOC122311112 gene encoding telomere repeat-binding factor 1 isoform X2: MGAPKQKWTQEEEAALKAGVIKHGAGKWRTILKDPEFSGVLYLRSNVDLKDKWRNMSVMANGWGSRDKARLAVKRVPQVPKQDENSIALTTVVHSDEDIVDAKPLVDSNDTLKVPVPKRSIVRLDNLIFEAIVNLKEPSGSNKTTIATYIEEQYWAPTDFKRLLSAKLKYLTANGKLIKVKRKYRIAPSPAFPDRRRNPSMLLLDGRQRVFPKVEKDDTHMLTKSQIDLELEKMRNMTPQEAAAAAAQAVAEAEAAIAEAEEAAREAEAAEADAEVAQAFAAAAVKTLKGRSNPKMIEALLDISISRLYSKKGDKFKRRTDVPHLQMFERKADHKFSYFYVLSGSNLFSLFFLFLIQYMQMIRA, from the exons ATGGGTGCTCCTAAGCAGAAATGGACCCAAGAAGAGGAAGCTGCACTTAAAGCTGGGGTTATTAAGCATGGAGCTGGAAAATGGCGCACGATACTCAAAGATCCAGAATTTAGTGGTGTCTTGTATCTGCGTTCAAATGTAGATCTCAAG GACAAGTGGAGAAATATGAGTGTAATGGCGAATGGATGGGGCTCCAGAGATAAGGCAAGGTTAGCTGTAAAAAGGGTGCCACAGGTCCCTAAGCAGGATGAGAACTCCATAGCTCTCACTACTGTTGTTCATAGCGATGAAGATATTGTGGATGCTAAGCCTCTTGTAGATTCTAATGATACACTGAAGGTTCCTGTTCCAAAGAGATCTATTGTAAG GTTGGACAATCTTATATTTGAGGCTATAGTCAATTTGAAGGAGCCCAGTGGTTCTAATAAGACAACTATTGCTACATACATTGAG GAACAATATTGGGCACCGACAGACTTTAAGAGGTTGTTGTCAGCAAAATTAAAGTATTTGACAGCAAATGGAAAACTGATTAAG GTTAAACGCAAGTATAGGATTGCACCTAGTCCAGCATTCCCAGATAGAAGAAGAAATCCTTCCATGTTACTCTTGGATGGAAGGCAGAGGGTTTTTCCAAAAGTTGAAAAGGATGATACTCATATGCTTACAAAATCCCAGATTGATTTAGAGTTAGAAAAGATGAGGAATATGACTCCACAAGAGGCTGCCGCAGCTGCTGCTCAAGCCGTTGCTGAAGCAGAAGCTGCTATAGCAGAAGCTGAAGAGGCTGCAAGAGAGGCTGAGGCAGCAGAAGCTGATGCAGAAGTGGCACAAGCTTTTGCAGCAGCGGCAGTGAAAACTTTGAAAGGAAGAAGCAATCCGAAAATG ATAGAAGCTCTGCTAGATATTTCCATAAGCAGGCTTTACAGCAAAAAGGGAGATAAATTTAAGAGAAGGACAGATGTTCCCCACTTACAGATGTTTGAAAGGAAAGCCGatcacaaattttcatatttctatGTACTTAGTGGCAGCAActtgttctctcttttctttcttttcttgatccaG TACATGCAGATGATCCGAGCTTGA
- the LOC122311112 gene encoding telomere repeat-binding factor 1 isoform X4, whose amino-acid sequence MGAPKQKWTQEEEAALKAGVIKHGAGKWRTILKDPEFSGVLYLRSNVDLKDKWRNMSVMANGWGSRDKARLAVKRVPQVPKQDENSIALTTVVHSDEDIVDAKPLVDSNDTLKVPVPKRSIVRLDNLIFEAIVNLKEPSGSNKTTIATYIEEQYWAPTDFKRLLSAKLKYLTANGKLIKVKRKYRIAPSPAFPDRRRNPSMLLLDGRQRVFPKVEKDDTHMLTKSQIDLELEKMRNMTPQEAAAAAAQAVAEAEAAIAEAEEAAREAEAAEADAEVAQAFAAAAVKTLKGRSNPKMYMQMIRA is encoded by the exons ATGGGTGCTCCTAAGCAGAAATGGACCCAAGAAGAGGAAGCTGCACTTAAAGCTGGGGTTATTAAGCATGGAGCTGGAAAATGGCGCACGATACTCAAAGATCCAGAATTTAGTGGTGTCTTGTATCTGCGTTCAAATGTAGATCTCAAG GACAAGTGGAGAAATATGAGTGTAATGGCGAATGGATGGGGCTCCAGAGATAAGGCAAGGTTAGCTGTAAAAAGGGTGCCACAGGTCCCTAAGCAGGATGAGAACTCCATAGCTCTCACTACTGTTGTTCATAGCGATGAAGATATTGTGGATGCTAAGCCTCTTGTAGATTCTAATGATACACTGAAGGTTCCTGTTCCAAAGAGATCTATTGTAAG GTTGGACAATCTTATATTTGAGGCTATAGTCAATTTGAAGGAGCCCAGTGGTTCTAATAAGACAACTATTGCTACATACATTGAG GAACAATATTGGGCACCGACAGACTTTAAGAGGTTGTTGTCAGCAAAATTAAAGTATTTGACAGCAAATGGAAAACTGATTAAG GTTAAACGCAAGTATAGGATTGCACCTAGTCCAGCATTCCCAGATAGAAGAAGAAATCCTTCCATGTTACTCTTGGATGGAAGGCAGAGGGTTTTTCCAAAAGTTGAAAAGGATGATACTCATATGCTTACAAAATCCCAGATTGATTTAGAGTTAGAAAAGATGAGGAATATGACTCCACAAGAGGCTGCCGCAGCTGCTGCTCAAGCCGTTGCTGAAGCAGAAGCTGCTATAGCAGAAGCTGAAGAGGCTGCAAGAGAGGCTGAGGCAGCAGAAGCTGATGCAGAAGTGGCACAAGCTTTTGCAGCAGCGGCAGTGAAAACTTTGAAAGGAAGAAGCAATCCGAAAATG TACATGCAGATGATCCGAGCTTGA
- the LOC122311112 gene encoding telomere repeat-binding factor 1 isoform X5 has translation MGAPKQKWTQEEEAALKAGVIKHGAGKWRTILKDPEFSGVLYLRSNVDLKDKWRNMSVMANGWGSRDKARLAVKRVPQVPKQDENSIALTTVVHSDEDIVDAKPLVDSNDTLKVPVPKRSIVRLDNLIFEAIVNLKEPSGSNKTTIATYIEEQYWAPTDFKRLLSAKLKYLTANGKLIKVKRKYRIAPSPAFPDRRRNPSMLLLDGRQRVFPKVEKDDTHMLTKSQIDLELEKMRNMTPQEAAAAAAQAVAEAEAAIAEAEEAAREAEAAEADAEVAQAFAAAAVKTLKGRSNPKMMIRA, from the exons ATGGGTGCTCCTAAGCAGAAATGGACCCAAGAAGAGGAAGCTGCACTTAAAGCTGGGGTTATTAAGCATGGAGCTGGAAAATGGCGCACGATACTCAAAGATCCAGAATTTAGTGGTGTCTTGTATCTGCGTTCAAATGTAGATCTCAAG GACAAGTGGAGAAATATGAGTGTAATGGCGAATGGATGGGGCTCCAGAGATAAGGCAAGGTTAGCTGTAAAAAGGGTGCCACAGGTCCCTAAGCAGGATGAGAACTCCATAGCTCTCACTACTGTTGTTCATAGCGATGAAGATATTGTGGATGCTAAGCCTCTTGTAGATTCTAATGATACACTGAAGGTTCCTGTTCCAAAGAGATCTATTGTAAG GTTGGACAATCTTATATTTGAGGCTATAGTCAATTTGAAGGAGCCCAGTGGTTCTAATAAGACAACTATTGCTACATACATTGAG GAACAATATTGGGCACCGACAGACTTTAAGAGGTTGTTGTCAGCAAAATTAAAGTATTTGACAGCAAATGGAAAACTGATTAAG GTTAAACGCAAGTATAGGATTGCACCTAGTCCAGCATTCCCAGATAGAAGAAGAAATCCTTCCATGTTACTCTTGGATGGAAGGCAGAGGGTTTTTCCAAAAGTTGAAAAGGATGATACTCATATGCTTACAAAATCCCAGATTGATTTAGAGTTAGAAAAGATGAGGAATATGACTCCACAAGAGGCTGCCGCAGCTGCTGCTCAAGCCGTTGCTGAAGCAGAAGCTGCTATAGCAGAAGCTGAAGAGGCTGCAAGAGAGGCTGAGGCAGCAGAAGCTGATGCAGAAGTGGCACAAGCTTTTGCAGCAGCGGCAGTGAAAACTTTGAAAGGAAGAAGCAATCCGAAAATG ATGATCCGAGCTTGA
- the LOC122311112 gene encoding telomere repeat-binding factor 1 isoform X3, producing the protein MGAPKQKWTQEEEAALKAGVIKHGAGKWRTILKDPEFSGVLYLRSNVDLKDKWRNMSVMANGWGSRDKARLAVKRVPQVPKQDENSIALTTVVHSDEDIVDAKPLVDSNDTLKVPVPKRSIVRLDNLIFEAIVNLKEPSGSNKTTIATYIEEQYWAPTDFKRLLSAKLKYLTANGKLIKVKRKYRIAPSPAFPDRRRNPSMLLLDGRQRVFPKVEKDDTHMLTKSQIDLELEKMRNMTPQEAAAAAAQAVAEAEAAIAEAEEAAREAEAAEADAEVAQAFAAAAVKTLKGRSNPKMIEALLDISISRLYSKKGDKFKRRTDVPHLQMFERKADHKFSYFYVLSGSNLFSLFFLFLIQMIRA; encoded by the exons ATGGGTGCTCCTAAGCAGAAATGGACCCAAGAAGAGGAAGCTGCACTTAAAGCTGGGGTTATTAAGCATGGAGCTGGAAAATGGCGCACGATACTCAAAGATCCAGAATTTAGTGGTGTCTTGTATCTGCGTTCAAATGTAGATCTCAAG GACAAGTGGAGAAATATGAGTGTAATGGCGAATGGATGGGGCTCCAGAGATAAGGCAAGGTTAGCTGTAAAAAGGGTGCCACAGGTCCCTAAGCAGGATGAGAACTCCATAGCTCTCACTACTGTTGTTCATAGCGATGAAGATATTGTGGATGCTAAGCCTCTTGTAGATTCTAATGATACACTGAAGGTTCCTGTTCCAAAGAGATCTATTGTAAG GTTGGACAATCTTATATTTGAGGCTATAGTCAATTTGAAGGAGCCCAGTGGTTCTAATAAGACAACTATTGCTACATACATTGAG GAACAATATTGGGCACCGACAGACTTTAAGAGGTTGTTGTCAGCAAAATTAAAGTATTTGACAGCAAATGGAAAACTGATTAAG GTTAAACGCAAGTATAGGATTGCACCTAGTCCAGCATTCCCAGATAGAAGAAGAAATCCTTCCATGTTACTCTTGGATGGAAGGCAGAGGGTTTTTCCAAAAGTTGAAAAGGATGATACTCATATGCTTACAAAATCCCAGATTGATTTAGAGTTAGAAAAGATGAGGAATATGACTCCACAAGAGGCTGCCGCAGCTGCTGCTCAAGCCGTTGCTGAAGCAGAAGCTGCTATAGCAGAAGCTGAAGAGGCTGCAAGAGAGGCTGAGGCAGCAGAAGCTGATGCAGAAGTGGCACAAGCTTTTGCAGCAGCGGCAGTGAAAACTTTGAAAGGAAGAAGCAATCCGAAAATG ATAGAAGCTCTGCTAGATATTTCCATAAGCAGGCTTTACAGCAAAAAGGGAGATAAATTTAAGAGAAGGACAGATGTTCCCCACTTACAGATGTTTGAAAGGAAAGCCGatcacaaattttcatatttctatGTACTTAGTGGCAGCAActtgttctctcttttctttcttttcttgatccaG ATGATCCGAGCTTGA
- the LOC122311112 gene encoding telomere repeat-binding factor 1 isoform X1 yields the protein MGAPKQKWTQEEEAALKAGVIKHGAGKWRTILKDPEFSGVLYLRSNVDLKDKWRNMSVMANGWGSRDKARLAVKRVPQVPKQDENSIALTTVVHSDEDIVDAKPLVDSNDTLKVPVPKRSIVRLDNLIFEAIVNLKEPSGSNKTTIATYIEEQYWAPTDFKRLLSAKLKYLTANGKLIKVKRKYRIAPSPAFPDRRRNPSMLLLDGRQRVFPKVEKDDTHMLTKSQIDLELEKMRNMTPQEAAAAAAQAVAEAEAAIAEAEEAAREAEAAEADAEVAQAFAAAAVKTLKGRSNPKMIEALLDISISRLYSKKGDKFKRRTDVPHLQMFERKADHKFSYFYVLSGSNLFSLFFLFLIQVSHPTLFF from the exons ATGGGTGCTCCTAAGCAGAAATGGACCCAAGAAGAGGAAGCTGCACTTAAAGCTGGGGTTATTAAGCATGGAGCTGGAAAATGGCGCACGATACTCAAAGATCCAGAATTTAGTGGTGTCTTGTATCTGCGTTCAAATGTAGATCTCAAG GACAAGTGGAGAAATATGAGTGTAATGGCGAATGGATGGGGCTCCAGAGATAAGGCAAGGTTAGCTGTAAAAAGGGTGCCACAGGTCCCTAAGCAGGATGAGAACTCCATAGCTCTCACTACTGTTGTTCATAGCGATGAAGATATTGTGGATGCTAAGCCTCTTGTAGATTCTAATGATACACTGAAGGTTCCTGTTCCAAAGAGATCTATTGTAAG GTTGGACAATCTTATATTTGAGGCTATAGTCAATTTGAAGGAGCCCAGTGGTTCTAATAAGACAACTATTGCTACATACATTGAG GAACAATATTGGGCACCGACAGACTTTAAGAGGTTGTTGTCAGCAAAATTAAAGTATTTGACAGCAAATGGAAAACTGATTAAG GTTAAACGCAAGTATAGGATTGCACCTAGTCCAGCATTCCCAGATAGAAGAAGAAATCCTTCCATGTTACTCTTGGATGGAAGGCAGAGGGTTTTTCCAAAAGTTGAAAAGGATGATACTCATATGCTTACAAAATCCCAGATTGATTTAGAGTTAGAAAAGATGAGGAATATGACTCCACAAGAGGCTGCCGCAGCTGCTGCTCAAGCCGTTGCTGAAGCAGAAGCTGCTATAGCAGAAGCTGAAGAGGCTGCAAGAGAGGCTGAGGCAGCAGAAGCTGATGCAGAAGTGGCACAAGCTTTTGCAGCAGCGGCAGTGAAAACTTTGAAAGGAAGAAGCAATCCGAAAATG ATAGAAGCTCTGCTAGATATTTCCATAAGCAGGCTTTACAGCAAAAAGGGAGATAAATTTAAGAGAAGGACAGATGTTCCCCACTTACAGATGTTTGAAAGGAAAGCCGatcacaaattttcatatttctatGTACTTAGTGGCAGCAActtgttctctcttttctttcttttcttgatccaGGTTTCTCATCCTACTctgtttttttag